One Paenibacillus sp. SYP-B4298 genomic window, CATTACGATCCCGATCTCGATGGTGCTGGGCGCGGTGCTGTTCAAGCTGATTGAGTGGATCTGGCTGTAAGGTCGGGCGATCTCTAGGCAGCATGGCTTGTGAATTGTCGTGTATGAGCTGTGTACGTGTAATGCTGTGTTGTGCTAGATGGCGCTAGCGCTAGCGCATCATGTGGATGAGTTCGCAGTTGGCTGTATCATAGTTCGGCTGGCAGGTGCGATACGTTAGCCTCAGATCAGAAGCTCTCCCGAACGCCTTGTGGGTGTTCGGGAGAGCTTCTTTTGGGTGTATGATGTGGCGAGGAAACGCGCCATCATGATGCAAATGTAGAGGGGACTCTGTTGCTAGCGGCCGGAGGTTCGACGTCTCCTGTTGCCGCTGCGGCCTGCATTGCGTCGTCTTGTGCCGGATGGACGGCGAGCTGTGCCGGTGCCTCTGGGACGACGTCTGCGGCGTGTTCTCCGTATCGGCTCGACCCATTCCTCATCGTCTGATGCGGTCGTTGTAGCTCCTTTGCCGAAGGTGCCCATAATGAGCTTGAACATCGGAGCCATCTGCTGAAAGCTGGAGACCATCTTTTGCACCTTGCCCATCGTGCTGACGATGCCGTCAATACCGCCCATGCGATCGATAAAGCCCTTGATGTCATTTAGCTTGTCGAGGGAAAAGGGACCCTTGCTCTCGCTCGGAATGAGCGAGGTGCTGCCAGATGCTGCCCCAAAGCCAACGTCTCCGCCTTCAGGGGACAGAGGGCCGCCAGAGGGGCCGGAGAGACCGGGAAAGGCGGATGTCTGCCCCATCTGATCCCGGCCATTATAAGTACGGTGAGCGTGCGGGTAACGATACTTCACTTCAGATCACGACCTTTGTGCAAAATTTTAAATACGGAATGAAGTCGTAGTGACAGACAGGTGTGACGCGGCGACGATCCATCCGTATCCGAGTGCTGTGAAAAAATCCGGTTATGCCCTGCTGCATGGCATTGGCATAGCCACCCTGATACTAATCTATGTGGTAGGCTAACATAAGGTTTGGACGGATGCCCGGTTTGCGGTTTTGATTTCCTTTTTCTCTGTAAAGCGTGAATACGGTAATGGTTGAAAAATATAGGTATTGCTTATACAATGTAAAGAAGGAAATCTGAAGGTGGGCCTTGGGAGAGGAACCGTTGGCTAACGAAGCCGGATGCGGGAACACTTGGCTGGATGCGGAGCGCAGCAGGCGGCAGAACAAGTCGTGTAAGCTGTGTTCACGCTTATATAGGGGTGAATTAGCGGATGCAATTGAAGAAGCTGAACGATAAGGCGATCGACCAGTTGTTTGAGGCGGTGCTAACGCTGAAGACAGTGGAGGAGTGTTATATATTTTTTGATGATTTGTGTACGGTCAATGAGATTCAGTCGCTGTCGCAGCGTCTGGAGGTAGCGCGTATGTTAGGCAAGGGCTCCACCTACAGCCAGATTGAGGCAGAGACGGGCGCGAGCACGGCAACGATCTCTCGGGTCAAGCGCTGCCTGAACTACGGCAACGACGGTTACAAGCTGGCTCTGGAACGACTGGAGTCCTGACGTGGTGAAGGCGGGTGTGCTGGTCATAAGCCATGGCTCCAGGGAGAACGAATGGGTGAGGCGGATTGATGAGGCGGTAGCTCGCCTGCAATTGACGCAGCCGCTGCCCGTCGTATCGGCATTTCTGGAGATTGTGGAGGGGCGGCTTATTCAGGATGGCGTAGATGAGCTAGAGGCTGCGGGCGTGACCGACTTGTATGTACTGCCGCTCTTCGTCTCCTCGGGCAGCACGCATGTCGATGACATCGGCCAAGGATTCGGAGAACCAAGGGTGTCTGAGATTAGAGAAGGAGAGCTGGGCACCTTCACTGTCCGCCGCGCCAAGGTAGAGTACGGCGTACCCATCGACAATGACCCCTACATTGCGCAAATCCTGTATGAGAACATCCGTGAGCTGTCTGTGGAGCCCCAGCAGGAGCAACTGCTGCTGATCGGTCACGGCAGCAAGGAGCCGGTGTTCCATAAGCGATGGCGGCATGGGCTTAGCCAATTGGCGGAGCAGGTGCGTGAGCTGGGCGGCTTTGCCGCGGCGCAGACGGCGATGCTGCTGCCTGATCAGGCAGCCTGTGTGCTGAGGGCGATGCAGCGCAAGCATCCAGGGCAAGCGGTGCTGGTAGCGCCGCTGTTTCTCAGCAGCGGTTATTTTACCAATCATGTCATTCCCAAGCGGCTGGGCGGTCTGGATTATCGCTATAATGGCGAATCGCTGCTGCCGCACCCGTATGTTACCCGTTGGATGGAGCAGCAGATCGAGAGCTGGCTTCAGCGTTTATATGCCCAGGATGAGCATTTAGCTTAAAGGTAGAGATCAGCGGTAGGTGTAACGCATCGGAATATAGGGATGGGCAATGAGGAGTGTGAGATCATGGAATATAAGCGGGCGCGATTAATATATAATCCCACCT contains:
- a CDS encoding tyrosine protein kinase, which translates into the protein MKYRYPHAHRTYNGRDQMGQTSAFPGLSGPSGGPLSPEGGDVGFGAASGSTSLIPSESKGPFSLDKLNDIKGFIDRMGGIDGIVSTMGKVQKMVSSFQQMAPMFKLIMGTFGKGATTTASDDEEWVEPIRRTRRRRRPRGTGTARRPSGTRRRNAGRSGNRRRRTSGR
- a CDS encoding YerC/YecD family TrpR-related protein — its product is MQLKKLNDKAIDQLFEAVLTLKTVEECYIFFDDLCTVNEIQSLSQRLEVARMLGKGSTYSQIEAETGASTATISRVKRCLNYGNDGYKLALERLES
- a CDS encoding sirohydrochlorin chelatase codes for the protein MVKAGVLVISHGSRENEWVRRIDEAVARLQLTQPLPVVSAFLEIVEGRLIQDGVDELEAAGVTDLYVLPLFVSSGSTHVDDIGQGFGEPRVSEIREGELGTFTVRRAKVEYGVPIDNDPYIAQILYENIRELSVEPQQEQLLLIGHGSKEPVFHKRWRHGLSQLAEQVRELGGFAAAQTAMLLPDQAACVLRAMQRKHPGQAVLVAPLFLSSGYFTNHVIPKRLGGLDYRYNGESLLPHPYVTRWMEQQIESWLQRLYAQDEHLA